Proteins encoded together in one Altererythrobacter epoxidivorans window:
- a CDS encoding peptide MFS transporter, whose translation MKDMALWNEGDWIAAIAVVVLGLFLATGAKIAVQKEPEFAGHPKGLYMLFFAEMWERFSYYGMRALLIFYLTQHWLFSDGQSTLIYGAYTSLVYITPVLGGWAADRYLGQRKAVLFGGILLALGHGFMAVEGVGGQSDPTINVFWFALALIIVGSGFLKANISVMVGQLYSLTDLRRDGAYTIFYMGINAGAAFGVILAGYLGQTLGWAYGFGLAGIGMLAGLVVFVLGKKVLLGAGEPPAPLARSKELAVYGAGVASVAVMWALVQYVDVIQSLLIVSGLALLGYVLFQAFKLPKEPRERIFAILFLVALNPLFWGLFEQAGGSLNLYTDRYVSIGDVPASVFQSINSIYIILFAPVFAAVWAYLGRKGLEPSAPAKFALALFQVGLGFLIFVWGANSVGPEVATPVLFVFLIYLLHTTGELCLSPVGLSAMNRLAPGFMASLIMGAWFYMSAVGNFVAGKIGEATGGESGEMTKGAVLDIYNQIGWVAIGVGAVVLALSPLVKKWMHLDTLKDDSVGDDLLGQTEGPGEAQGAGVHPATKG comes from the coding sequence ATGAAAGATATGGCTTTGTGGAACGAAGGGGATTGGATCGCCGCCATCGCGGTTGTCGTCCTCGGACTGTTCCTCGCAACCGGCGCCAAGATCGCCGTCCAGAAGGAACCTGAGTTCGCAGGCCACCCCAAGGGCCTCTACATGCTCTTCTTCGCCGAAATGTGGGAGCGTTTCTCATATTACGGCATGCGCGCACTGCTGATTTTCTACCTGACCCAGCACTGGCTTTTCAGCGACGGGCAGTCGACGCTGATCTACGGCGCCTACACCAGCCTTGTTTACATCACGCCGGTCCTCGGCGGATGGGCGGCCGACCGTTACCTCGGCCAGCGCAAGGCCGTGCTGTTCGGCGGCATCCTGCTGGCGCTCGGCCACGGCTTCATGGCCGTCGAAGGTGTCGGCGGGCAGAGCGACCCGACGATCAACGTCTTCTGGTTCGCGCTCGCGCTGATCATCGTCGGCTCCGGCTTCCTGAAGGCGAACATCTCGGTGATGGTGGGTCAGCTCTACAGCCTGACCGACCTGCGCCGCGACGGTGCCTATACCATCTTCTACATGGGCATTAACGCAGGTGCCGCATTCGGCGTGATCCTCGCCGGTTATCTCGGCCAGACGCTGGGCTGGGCCTACGGCTTCGGCCTCGCCGGCATCGGCATGCTCGCCGGCCTCGTGGTTTTCGTGCTCGGCAAGAAGGTCCTGCTCGGCGCAGGCGAACCGCCCGCACCGCTCGCCCGTTCGAAGGAACTGGCAGTTTATGGCGCAGGCGTGGCATCGGTCGCGGTCATGTGGGCACTGGTCCAGTATGTCGACGTCATCCAGTCGCTGCTGATCGTCTCGGGCCTTGCATTGCTGGGTTACGTGCTGTTCCAGGCATTCAAGCTGCCCAAGGAGCCGCGCGAGCGCATCTTCGCAATCCTGTTCCTCGTCGCCCTGAACCCGCTGTTCTGGGGCCTGTTCGAGCAGGCAGGCGGCAGCCTCAACCTCTACACCGACCGTTACGTCTCCATCGGCGACGTCCCGGCATCGGTGTTCCAGTCGATCAACTCGATCTACATCATCCTGTTCGCACCGGTCTTCGCGGCGGTCTGGGCCTATCTGGGCCGCAAGGGGCTGGAGCCTTCCGCGCCTGCCAAGTTCGCACTGGCGCTGTTCCAGGTCGGCCTCGGCTTCCTCATCTTCGTATGGGGCGCCAATTCGGTCGGTCCGGAAGTGGCAACGCCGGTCCTGTTCGTATTCCTGATCTACCTGCTGCACACCACTGGCGAGCTCTGCCTCAGCCCGGTCGGCCTTTCGGCGATGAACCGCCTGGCACCGGGTTTCATGGCCTCGCTCATCATGGGCGCATGGTTCTACATGTCGGCAGTCGGCAACTTCGTCGCCGGCAAGATCGGTGAAGCAACCGGCGGCGAAAGCGGCGAGATGACCAAGGGCGCGGTGCTCGACATCTACAACCAGATCGGCTGGGTCGCGATCGGCGTCGGCGCGGTCGTGCTGGCACTGAGCCCGCTGGTAAAGAAGTGGATGCACCTCGACACGCTCAAGGACGACAGCGTCGGCGACGACCTGCTCGGCCAGACCGAAGGGCCCGGGGAAGCACAGGGCGCAGGCGTCCACCCGGCGACCAAGGGTTAA
- a CDS encoding amidohydrolase, whose translation MGALKSITLAAGAAFVLAGCATDSSASGDTVASASTAATDTAAPFPSTYKPYPSVETLIIPVTVYDGRGGGWDNGWVHMKDGKIVEVGGPTSMPPDVERVVDGTGKVVTPGIIDIHSHLGDYPSPGVAAHSDGNEATSPTTPDVWAEHSVWPQDPGFTRALANGGVTALQVLPGSANLMGGRSATLKNVPSRTVQGMKFPGAPYGFKMACGENPKRVYGGKGRQPSTRMGNFAVNRQTWLDAKSYDGKKRDLGKETLKGVLDGEILVHNHCYRADEMALVIDMAKEMGYKVTAFHHAVESYKIGDLLRENDVCSAVWADWYGFKMEAYDGIPENAALIHNAGACVVIHSDDANGIQRLNQEAAKAQASGRRMGIDIPDAEVISWITYNPAKAMGIEAMTGSLEPGKMADVVLWNGDPLSVYSRPEKVWVDGALLFDAMDRKRRPVSDFELGQPGEGDVK comes from the coding sequence ATGGGGGCATTGAAGAGTATAACCCTGGCGGCAGGGGCGGCATTCGTGCTGGCAGGTTGCGCGACCGACAGCAGCGCTTCGGGCGACACGGTTGCCAGCGCTTCGACGGCAGCGACAGACACTGCGGCGCCTTTCCCATCGACCTACAAGCCCTATCCCTCGGTCGAGACCCTGATCATTCCCGTGACCGTCTATGACGGACGTGGCGGCGGCTGGGACAATGGCTGGGTCCACATGAAGGACGGCAAGATCGTCGAGGTAGGCGGTCCGACCTCCATGCCGCCCGATGTCGAACGCGTCGTCGATGGCACAGGAAAGGTGGTCACGCCGGGCATCATCGATATTCACTCGCACCTCGGCGATTACCCATCGCCCGGCGTGGCCGCACATTCCGACGGCAACGAAGCGACCAGCCCGACGACACCCGACGTCTGGGCCGAACATTCGGTCTGGCCGCAGGACCCAGGATTTACCCGCGCACTCGCCAATGGCGGTGTGACCGCGCTGCAGGTGCTCCCCGGTTCGGCAAACCTGATGGGCGGTCGTTCGGCGACGCTCAAGAACGTGCCCAGCCGCACGGTGCAGGGGATGAAGTTCCCGGGCGCCCCCTACGGTTTCAAGATGGCATGCGGCGAAAATCCCAAGCGGGTTTACGGTGGCAAGGGGCGCCAGCCTTCGACCCGCATGGGCAACTTTGCGGTCAATCGCCAGACCTGGCTCGACGCAAAGAGCTATGACGGCAAGAAGCGCGACCTCGGCAAGGAGACGCTGAAAGGCGTGCTCGACGGCGAAATCCTTGTTCACAACCACTGCTACCGCGCCGACGAGATGGCGCTGGTGATCGATATGGCCAAGGAAATGGGCTACAAGGTCACCGCCTTCCACCATGCTGTCGAAAGCTACAAGATCGGCGACCTGCTGCGCGAAAACGACGTTTGCAGCGCAGTCTGGGCCGACTGGTACGGCTTCAAGATGGAAGCTTACGACGGCATTCCCGAAAATGCGGCCCTGATCCACAACGCGGGCGCCTGCGTCGTCATCCATTCGGATGATGCGAACGGGATCCAGCGTCTCAACCAGGAAGCGGCGAAGGCCCAGGCCTCGGGTCGCCGCATGGGCATCGACATTCCCGATGCCGAGGTGATCTCCTGGATCACCTACAACCCTGCAAAGGCAATGGGCATCGAAGCGATGACCGGCAGCCTCGAACCCGGCAAGATGGCCGACGTCGTGCTGTGGAACGGCGATCCGTTGTCGGTCTATTCGCGGCCGGAGAAAGTCTGGGTCGACGGCGCGCTACTGTTCGATGCGATGGATCGGAAGCGCCGTCCGGTGAGCGATTTCGAGCTCGGCCAGCCCGGTGAAGGAGACGTGAAATGA
- a CDS encoding amidohydrolase family protein: MKRLLTLAASALALAATPLAAQDVAISGVTVAKGDGSEPIANGAVVIRSGKVVYAGPADQMPAVPMQLVQAPPDTWVTPGLVAAVTSLGLWDVGAVTESNDTSAGKSPFNAALDVTPAINPSSQHIAISRAGGITRALVQGGSAGAIFAGQGAIIDLGADTDAVRVPRAFQKVVLGEAGAQISGGSRTATHVALRNAMIEAQAYANGRWDGADALLTRADAEALGKVISGRQKLLVAADRASDIREVIALKREFPKLDIVLLGANEGWLVAREIAASGIPVIANALVDLPSSFDQLAATQSNIGRMAAAGVKLAINADAMEQPRYLAQFAGNLVGLQKIPGAAGLSWGEALAAITSKPAEIIGLNDAGVLRPGAVGDLVIWDGDPLEVSSAPVQVYIDGVRQPLDNHQTRLRERYRDLDESDLPKAYDW, from the coding sequence ATGAAGCGCCTCCTGACACTCGCCGCCAGCGCACTGGCGCTCGCTGCAACGCCGCTCGCCGCGCAGGACGTCGCGATCAGCGGTGTCACCGTTGCCAAGGGTGACGGATCGGAACCGATCGCCAACGGCGCGGTCGTCATCCGTTCGGGCAAGGTTGTTTACGCCGGACCGGCCGACCAGATGCCGGCAGTCCCGATGCAGCTAGTCCAGGCACCGCCTGATACATGGGTCACGCCCGGTCTCGTCGCGGCAGTCACCTCGCTCGGCCTGTGGGACGTCGGCGCAGTGACCGAGAGCAACGACACCTCTGCCGGTAAATCGCCGTTCAACGCCGCGCTCGACGTGACGCCGGCGATCAACCCGTCGTCGCAGCACATCGCGATCAGCCGGGCGGGCGGCATCACCCGCGCGCTCGTCCAGGGCGGTTCCGCCGGTGCGATCTTCGCAGGGCAGGGCGCGATCATCGACCTTGGTGCAGATACGGACGCGGTGCGCGTCCCCCGCGCGTTCCAGAAGGTCGTCCTCGGTGAAGCGGGCGCGCAGATTTCGGGCGGCAGCCGTACGGCGACCCATGTCGCTCTGCGCAATGCCATGATCGAGGCGCAGGCCTATGCCAATGGCCGCTGGGACGGTGCCGATGCCCTGCTGACGCGGGCCGATGCCGAGGCGCTGGGCAAGGTCATCAGCGGCAGGCAGAAACTGCTGGTGGCGGCCGATCGCGCATCCGACATCCGCGAAGTCATCGCGCTGAAGCGCGAGTTTCCGAAGCTCGACATCGTGCTCCTCGGCGCGAACGAAGGCTGGCTGGTAGCGCGCGAGATCGCCGCATCGGGCATCCCCGTGATCGCCAATGCCCTAGTCGATCTGCCGTCGAGTTTCGACCAGCTGGCCGCAACGCAGAGCAATATCGGGCGCATGGCTGCGGCAGGCGTCAAGCTGGCGATCAACGCCGATGCGATGGAACAACCGCGCTATCTCGCGCAGTTCGCCGGCAATCTGGTGGGCCTGCAGAAGATACCCGGTGCCGCCGGCCTGAGCTGGGGAGAGGCGCTGGCGGCGATCACGTCGAAACCGGCAGAGATCATCGGCCTGAATGATGCGGGCGTGCTGCGCCCCGGTGCGGTGGGCGACCTGGTGATCTGGGACGGCGATCCGCTGGAAGTGTCGAGCGCGCCGGTGCAGGTCTATATCGACGGGGTCAGGCAACCGCTCGACAACCACCAGACGCGCCTGCGCGAGCGTTACCGCGATCTCGACGAGAGCGACCTGCCCAAGGCTTACGACTGGTAA
- a CDS encoding NnrU family protein — translation MDDTLVELVAANVTFVGMHFVMSHPLRATMVRIFGEKLFPAVYSLVSFATLAWVYFAFTATPSFDLPGSGEIGWIVATVIMLPAMVLFAGSFAGNPALPAPGAEKLASKEPNGVFKVTRHPMMWAFGLWALSHIVLFWSWRTMITAIAMGFLALVGAHMQDRKKEVLMGEAWGQWEAKTSYWPRWGKLFGVGAIWWIAGTVLWLGFTYGHIHAGGIPAGIWRWVGV, via the coding sequence ATGGACGATACACTGGTTGAACTGGTCGCGGCGAATGTGACCTTTGTCGGCATGCATTTCGTCATGTCGCATCCCCTGCGGGCGACAATGGTGCGCATTTTCGGCGAGAAGCTGTTTCCGGCCGTCTATTCGCTCGTCAGCTTCGCGACGCTGGCCTGGGTCTATTTCGCGTTCACGGCGACGCCATCGTTCGACCTGCCGGGCAGCGGCGAGATCGGCTGGATCGTCGCCACGGTGATCATGCTTCCGGCGATGGTGCTGTTTGCAGGCTCTTTCGCGGGCAATCCGGCGCTCCCCGCCCCGGGGGCCGAGAAGCTGGCGTCGAAGGAACCGAACGGCGTATTCAAGGTCACACGGCACCCCATGATGTGGGCGTTCGGCCTGTGGGCGCTGTCGCACATCGTCCTGTTCTGGAGCTGGCGCACCATGATCACCGCGATTGCGATGGGCTTTCTCGCGCTAGTCGGTGCGCATATGCAGGACCGCAAGAAAGAGGTCCTGATGGGCGAGGCGTGGGGACAGTGGGAGGCGAAGACCAGCTACTGGCCGCGCTGGGGCAAGCTGTTTGGCGTCGGCGCGATCTGGTGGATTGCCGGAACGGTGCTGTGGCTCGGCTTCACCTATGGCCACATCCATGCAGGCGGCATTCCGGCAGGCATCTGGCGCTGGGTCGGGGTCTGA
- a CDS encoding crotonase/enoyl-CoA hydratase family protein has product MNLLQIDTAEHVTTLTLNRPDTMNPLGAKGDGDAFAAACDAINADMDVRCVILTGAGRAFSAGGDIKAMKERTGTFGGTAPEISDGYRNNIHKVLRALYGLRVPLIAAVNGPAIGLGCDLACLADMRIASEKAKFGVTFLKLGIIPGDGGTWILPRIIGEARAAELFYTGDVIDAATAQDWGLVSRVVDGDALMAEAQALATKIAAMPPHALRHAKNLMRQGRSMSYDGALELAANTQALMHLTNDHMEGIDALLEKRAPQFRGE; this is encoded by the coding sequence TTGAACCTCCTCCAGATCGACACTGCCGAACACGTCACAACGCTGACGCTCAACCGACCCGACACGATGAATCCCCTGGGGGCCAAGGGTGACGGCGATGCCTTTGCGGCGGCGTGCGATGCGATCAACGCAGACATGGATGTACGCTGCGTGATCCTGACCGGGGCGGGGCGGGCCTTCAGCGCAGGCGGCGATATCAAGGCAATGAAGGAGCGGACCGGCACCTTCGGCGGGACCGCGCCCGAAATCTCCGATGGATACCGCAACAACATCCACAAGGTGCTGCGCGCGCTCTATGGCCTGCGCGTGCCGCTGATCGCGGCGGTCAACGGGCCGGCGATCGGGCTGGGCTGCGACCTAGCCTGCCTTGCCGACATGCGCATCGCCAGCGAGAAAGCCAAGTTCGGCGTCACCTTCCTCAAGCTCGGTATCATTCCCGGCGACGGCGGCACATGGATCCTGCCGCGCATCATCGGCGAGGCGCGCGCTGCAGAGCTGTTCTACACCGGCGACGTGATCGACGCCGCGACCGCGCAGGACTGGGGGCTCGTCAGCCGGGTCGTCGATGGCGACGCGCTGATGGCGGAGGCTCAGGCGCTCGCCACCAAGATCGCCGCCATGCCGCCGCATGCACTTCGCCACGCGAAGAACCTGATGCGGCAGGGACGCTCCATGTCCTATGACGGCGCGCTCGAACTGGCTGCGAATACGCAGGCGCTGATGCACCTGACCAACGACCACATGGAAGGGATCGATGCGCTGCTCGAAAAGCGCGCACCGCAGTTCAGGGGCGAATAG
- the dxs gene encoding 1-deoxy-D-xylulose-5-phosphate synthase: MSNPPLTPMLDKVVTPDDLRKLEKSDLRQLSDELRAEMIDAVSTSGGHLGSGLGVVELTVAIHYVFNTPQDKLVWDVGHQCYPHKIITGRRDRIRTLRQGGGLSGFTKRSESEYDPFGAAHSSTSISAALGFAMANKMQDRPGRGIAVIGDGAMSAGMAYEAMNNAEQAGNRLVVILNDNDMSIAPPVGGLSAYLARMVSSSEYLGLRSMASKIAKKLGRRVWGGLEKAEEYARGMATGGTLFEELGFYYVGPIDGHNLDHLIPVLENVRDSEQGPVLIHVVTQKGKGYAPAENSADKYHGVAKFDVITGEQKKSSGGPPAYQNVFGETLAKLADSDPRICAITAAMPSGTGVDKFAKAHPDRSFDVGIAEQHGVTFAAGLAAEGMRPFAAIYSTFLQRAYDQVVHDVAIQNLPVRFAIDRAGLVGADGCTHAGSFDITYLATLPNMVVMAAADEAELAHMTYTAAEYDDGPIAFRYPRGSGVGVAIPEKLEKLEIGKGRVIREGTKVAILSLGTRLEEAKKAADQLEAKGLSTTVADMRFAKPLDTELIEKLMRSHEVVVTVEEGAVGGLGAHVLTFASDTGLTDAGLKVRTMRLPDIYQDQDDPMKQYDEAGLNAPHIVDTVLKALRHNSAGVEEARA; encoded by the coding sequence ATGAGTAATCCTCCCCTTACACCCATGCTCGACAAGGTGGTGACACCCGACGACCTGCGCAAACTCGAAAAGAGCGATCTGCGCCAGCTGTCGGACGAACTTCGCGCCGAAATGATCGACGCGGTCAGCACCTCGGGCGGGCATCTCGGTTCCGGCCTCGGCGTCGTCGAACTGACGGTCGCGATCCACTATGTCTTCAACACGCCGCAGGACAAGCTGGTGTGGGACGTCGGGCACCAGTGCTATCCGCACAAGATCATCACCGGGCGCCGCGACCGCATCCGCACCCTGCGCCAGGGCGGCGGCCTGTCGGGCTTCACCAAGCGCAGCGAGAGCGAATACGATCCCTTCGGTGCCGCGCACAGCTCGACCTCGATCAGCGCCGCGCTCGGCTTTGCCATGGCCAACAAGATGCAGGACCGTCCGGGTCGCGGCATCGCCGTGATCGGCGACGGCGCGATGAGCGCCGGCATGGCCTACGAGGCGATGAACAATGCCGAACAGGCGGGTAATCGCCTGGTCGTGATCCTCAACGACAACGACATGTCGATCGCGCCCCCGGTGGGCGGCCTGTCGGCCTATCTCGCGCGCATGGTGTCGAGCAGCGAATACCTCGGCCTGAGGTCGATGGCGTCCAAGATCGCCAAAAAGCTCGGCCGCCGCGTATGGGGCGGGCTGGAAAAGGCGGAGGAATACGCCCGCGGCATGGCGACCGGCGGCACGCTGTTCGAAGAGCTGGGCTTCTATTACGTCGGCCCGATCGACGGCCACAATCTCGACCACCTGATCCCGGTGCTGGAAAACGTCCGCGACAGCGAACAGGGCCCGGTCCTGATCCATGTCGTAACGCAGAAGGGCAAGGGCTATGCCCCGGCCGAAAACAGTGCCGACAAGTATCACGGCGTCGCCAAGTTCGACGTCATCACCGGCGAACAGAAGAAATCGTCGGGCGGCCCGCCCGCCTACCAGAACGTCTTCGGCGAAACGCTGGCGAAACTGGCCGACAGCGATCCGCGCATCTGCGCCATCACCGCCGCCATGCCGAGCGGTACTGGCGTCGACAAGTTTGCCAAGGCGCATCCGGATCGCAGTTTCGACGTCGGCATTGCCGAACAGCACGGCGTTACTTTTGCCGCCGGCCTGGCAGCAGAGGGCATGCGTCCCTTCGCCGCGATCTATTCGACTTTCCTCCAGCGCGCCTATGACCAGGTGGTGCACGACGTGGCGATCCAGAACCTGCCCGTCCGCTTCGCCATCGACCGCGCCGGTCTGGTGGGCGCCGACGGCTGCACCCATGCAGGGTCTTTCGACATCACCTATCTCGCCACCCTGCCCAACATGGTCGTGATGGCCGCCGCCGACGAGGCGGAGCTGGCGCATATGACCTACACCGCGGCAGAGTATGACGATGGCCCCATCGCCTTCCGCTATCCGCGCGGCAGCGGCGTCGGCGTCGCAATTCCGGAAAAGCTGGAGAAGCTCGAGATCGGCAAAGGCCGCGTGATCCGTGAAGGCACGAAGGTCGCCATCCTGTCGCTCGGTACGCGGCTTGAAGAAGCGAAGAAGGCTGCCGACCAGCTGGAGGCCAAGGGGCTTTCGACCACGGTCGCCGACATGCGCTTTGCCAAGCCGCTCGACACCGAACTGATCGAGAAACTGATGCGCAGCCACGAAGTGGTGGTGACGGTCGAGGAAGGCGCCGTTGGCGGCCTCGGCGCGCATGTGCTGACCTTTGCCAGCGATACCGGCCTGACCGATGCCGGGCTGAAAGTGCGCACCATGCGCCTGCCCGATATCTACCAGGACCAGGACGATCCGATGAAGCAGTATGACGAGGCGGGCCTCAACGCGCCGCATATCGTCGATACGGTGCTCAAGGCATTGCGGCACAATTCGGCAGGCGTCGAAGAGGCGCGGGCCTAA
- a CDS encoding Fur family transcriptional regulator: MAHAHAVTHDHAHHEHSGRKLIDAARESLVKSGEQWTAMRESVFAELAKHDRPTSAYDIADNLSRSRGKRVAPNSVYRILDLFVANNLALRVESANAYLANTHPGCEHDCIFLVCDECGEATHIDDDEVSRTVRGIAQQHGFKPERPVIEIRGLCKACAG, encoded by the coding sequence ATGGCCCACGCACACGCAGTCACGCACGACCACGCCCACCACGAACATTCCGGCCGCAAGCTGATCGACGCCGCACGCGAATCGCTGGTCAAATCCGGCGAACAATGGACCGCGATGCGCGAATCCGTCTTTGCCGAGCTGGCCAAGCACGATCGCCCGACCTCCGCCTATGACATTGCCGACAATTTGTCGCGCAGCCGGGGCAAGCGGGTCGCGCCCAACAGCGTCTACCGCATCCTCGACCTGTTCGTGGCGAACAACCTCGCCCTGCGCGTCGAAAGCGCCAACGCCTATCTCGCCAACACTCATCCGGGCTGCGAGCACGATTGCATCTTCCTGGTTTGCGACGAATGTGGCGAGGCGACCCATATCGACGATGACGAGGTCAGCCGCACGGTGCGCGGCATCGCCCAGCAGCACGGTTTCAAGCCGGAACGCCCGGTGATCGAGATCCGCGGCCTGTGCAAGGCATGCGCGGGTTGA
- the msrA gene encoding peptide-methionine (S)-S-oxide reductase MsrA: MMRVLPILAALGLALAGCQGSAASAEEIVRAPAAKRIANEEAGLKTAVFAGGCFWGVEGVFSHVKGVKAAMSGYHGGNAATANYKATSSGVTEHAEAVRIVYDPMVVRYDELLRIFFSVVADPTLRNRQGPDVGAQYRAALVPMNAEQRAVATAYLKQMQVSGVWDKPIVTGIEKYRKFYPAERYHQDFMAKNPRHGYILRWDAPKVVGLKKLYPDNYRATYLRDAK, from the coding sequence ATGATGCGCGTCCTGCCTATCCTCGCAGCATTGGGTCTTGCCCTGGCCGGGTGCCAGGGATCTGCCGCTTCGGCAGAAGAGATCGTTCGTGCGCCAGCAGCCAAGCGGATCGCCAATGAAGAGGCGGGCCTGAAGACCGCGGTTTTCGCCGGCGGATGCTTCTGGGGCGTCGAGGGTGTCTTCAGCCATGTGAAGGGCGTGAAGGCGGCCATGTCCGGTTATCACGGGGGCAATGCCGCGACCGCCAATTACAAGGCGACGAGCAGCGGCGTGACCGAGCATGCGGAGGCAGTGCGGATCGTCTACGACCCCATGGTCGTGCGCTATGACGAATTGCTGCGCATCTTCTTCTCGGTCGTGGCCGACCCGACGCTCCGCAACCGGCAAGGCCCAGACGTGGGCGCGCAATACCGTGCTGCGCTGGTGCCGATGAACGCGGAACAGCGCGCGGTCGCTACAGCCTACCTCAAGCAGATGCAGGTTTCCGGCGTGTGGGACAAACCCATCGTCACCGGGATAGAGAAGTACCGCAAATTCTATCCGGCAGAGCGGTATCACCAGGACTTCATGGCGAAGAACCCGCGCCACGGATACATCCTGCGCTGGGACGCGCCGAAGGTCGTCGGGCTGAAGAAGCTCTACCCCGACAATTACCGCGCCACCTACCTGCGCGACGCGAAGTAA
- the purH gene encoding bifunctional phosphoribosylaminoimidazolecarboxamide formyltransferase/IMP cyclohydrolase — MSEVQIKRALLSVSDKSGLVELGKALAQRGVDLVSTGGTAKALRDAGLDVRDISDLTGFPEMMDGRVKTLHPKVHGGLLAVRDDPAHAAAMAEHDIGAIDLVVVNLYPFEQTVAKGAERDEVIENIDIGGPSMVRSSAKNHAYVTIVTDPADYDTLVEEMSSTGGATTLDFRKRMAAKAFAATAAYDSAISQWFAYADQGEMFPASRAMASTLVSTLRYGENPHQHAALYVPRRVVAKGLPQAEQVQGKELSYNNYNDANAALELAAEFAGGEPAVVIVKHANPCGVAQRPTLLEAWEEALACDSVSAFGGIVATNVPLDGPTAEAICKIFTEVVVAPGADEAARAAFARKKNLRLLITDGLPDPRRPGVTQVVIAGGLLVQTRDNGAISEADLKVVTEREPTAQELKDCLFAWTVARHVKSNAIVYARDGATAGIGAGQMNRRDSSRIAAMKAAEAAETYEWDQPRTIGSAVASDAFFPFADGLLAAAEAGATAVIQPGGSIRDDEVIEAANKAGLAMVFTGMRHFRH, encoded by the coding sequence GTGAGTGAAGTTCAGATCAAGCGGGCACTGCTGTCGGTGTCCGACAAGAGCGGATTGGTGGAACTGGGCAAGGCGCTGGCCCAGCGCGGCGTCGACCTGGTGTCGACCGGCGGCACGGCCAAGGCGTTGCGCGATGCGGGGCTCGACGTGCGCGACATTTCCGACCTGACCGGATTCCCTGAAATGATGGATGGGCGGGTGAAGACCCTACACCCCAAGGTCCATGGCGGATTGCTCGCCGTCCGCGACGATCCGGCGCATGCGGCCGCCATGGCAGAACACGATATCGGGGCGATCGACCTCGTGGTGGTCAATCTCTATCCCTTCGAACAGACGGTGGCGAAGGGTGCAGAGCGCGACGAAGTGATCGAGAACATCGACATCGGAGGCCCGTCCATGGTTCGCAGCTCGGCCAAGAACCATGCCTATGTCACCATCGTCACCGATCCGGCGGATTACGACACCCTGGTAGAGGAAATGTCGTCGACGGGCGGTGCGACCACGCTCGATTTCCGCAAGCGCATGGCGGCCAAGGCCTTTGCCGCAACAGCCGCCTATGATTCCGCGATCAGCCAGTGGTTCGCCTATGCCGACCAGGGCGAGATGTTCCCCGCCAGCCGCGCGATGGCCAGCACGCTCGTCTCGACCCTGCGCTATGGCGAGAACCCGCACCAGCACGCAGCACTCTACGTTCCCCGGCGGGTGGTGGCGAAGGGCCTGCCGCAGGCCGAGCAGGTCCAAGGCAAGGAGCTGAGCTACAACAATTATAACGACGCCAATGCGGCGCTCGAACTGGCGGCGGAATTTGCCGGCGGCGAGCCTGCCGTGGTGATCGTGAAGCACGCCAACCCCTGCGGTGTCGCCCAGCGTCCGACCCTGCTCGAAGCATGGGAAGAGGCGCTCGCATGCGATAGCGTTTCCGCGTTTGGCGGGATCGTTGCCACCAACGTCCCGCTCGACGGTCCGACGGCAGAGGCGATCTGCAAGATCTTTACAGAGGTCGTCGTGGCTCCGGGGGCAGACGAGGCTGCCCGCGCCGCATTTGCCAGGAAGAAGAACCTGCGCCTGCTGATCACCGATGGCCTACCCGATCCGCGCCGACCCGGCGTGACGCAGGTCGTCATCGCGGGCGGATTGCTCGTCCAGACCCGCGACAATGGCGCGATCTCCGAAGCTGACCTGAAGGTCGTGACCGAGCGAGAGCCGACCGCACAAGAACTGAAGGATTGCCTGTTCGCCTGGACCGTGGCGCGCCACGTCAAATCGAATGCCATCGTCTATGCGCGTGACGGCGCGACCGCAGGCATCGGTGCAGGGCAGATGAACCGGCGCGACAGCTCGCGCATTGCCGCGATGAAAGCGGCAGAGGCGGCCGAAACCTACGAATGGGACCAGCCGCGCACCATCGGCAGCGCGGTCGCCTCAGACGCGTTCTTCCCCTTTGCCGACGGCCTTCTTGCTGCGGCAGAGGCAGGCGCGACCGCCGTGATCCAGCCGGGCGGTTCGATCCGCGACGACGAAGTGATCGAGGCGGCCAACAAGGCGGGTCTCGCCATGGTCTTCACCGGGATGCGCCACTTCCGCCATTGA